In Grus americana isolate bGruAme1 chromosome 4, bGruAme1.mat, whole genome shotgun sequence, one genomic interval encodes:
- the LOC129206107 gene encoding placenta-specific gene 8 protein-like — MASHHVITVQPQFSAAPRSGEWQSGLLDCCSDCGVCICGAFCFTCLGCQVAGDMDEFCLCGPSVAMRTLYRTRYNIPGSILGDWISIMCCPMCALCQLKRDINRRKELGMF; from the exons ATGGCATCTCACCACGTGATCACGGTCCAGCCCCAGTTTTCGGCTGCCCCACGGTCAGGCGAGTGGCAGTCAGGGCTGCTGGACTGCTGCTCTGACTGTGGCGTGT GTATTTGCGGAGCCTTCTGCTTCACCTGCCTGGGGTGCCAAGTGGCTGGGGACATGGACGAGTTCTGCCTGTGCGGTCCCAGTGTGGCCATGAGGACGCTCTACCGCACCAGATACAACATCCCG GGCTCCATTCTGGGTGACTGGATCTCCATCATGTGCTGCCCCATGTGTGCGCTCTGCCAGCTGAAGAGAGACATCAACCGGCGGAAGGAGCTGGGCATGTTCTG A
- the LOC129206466 gene encoding placenta-specific gene 8 protein-like isoform X2: MAVPSVVTVQPQYNMVVPAVSRSMWQTGLMDCCTDCSVCCCGMFCFPCLACQVAGDMNECCLCGTSVAMRTLYRTRYNIPGSICSDFCVTMWCLMCSVCQIKRDINRRRELGIF, translated from the exons ATGGCCGTCCCATCCGTCGTGACAGTCCAGCCACAGTACAACATGGTTGTGCCTGCTGTCTCGAGGAGCATGTGGCAGACAGGGCTGATGGACTGCTGCACCGACTGCAGCGTCT gctgctgcggGATGTTTTGCTTCCCCTGCCTCGCCTGCCAAGTGGCTGGGGACATGAACGAGTGCTGCCTGTGTGGGACCAGCGTCGCCATGAGGACCCTCTACCGCACCAGATACAACATCCCG gGGTCCATTTGCTCTGACTTCTGTGTCACCATGTGGTGCCTCATGTGCTCCGTTTGCCAAATAAAGAGAGACATCAACCGGAGGAGGGAACTGGGCATATTCTG A
- the LOC129206466 gene encoding placenta-specific gene 8 protein-like isoform X1: protein MAVPSVVTVQPQYNMVVPAVSRSMWQTGLMDCCTDCSVCCCGMFCFPCLACQVAGDMNECCLCGTSVAMRTLYRTRYNIPGSICSDFCVTMWCLMCSVCQIKRDINRRRELGIFW from the exons ATGGCCGTCCCATCCGTCGTGACAGTCCAGCCACAGTACAACATGGTTGTGCCTGCTGTCTCGAGGAGCATGTGGCAGACAGGGCTGATGGACTGCTGCACCGACTGCAGCGTCT gctgctgcggGATGTTTTGCTTCCCCTGCCTCGCCTGCCAAGTGGCTGGGGACATGAACGAGTGCTGCCTGTGTGGGACCAGCGTCGCCATGAGGACCCTCTACCGCACCAGATACAACATCCCG gGGTCCATTTGCTCTGACTTCTGTGTCACCATGTGGTGCCTCATGTGCTCCGTTTGCCAAATAAAGAGAGACATCAACCGGAGGAGGGAACTGGGCATATTCTGGTAA